Proteins encoded in a region of the Paenibacillus pedocola genome:
- a CDS encoding ACT domain-containing protein, which translates to MKGIITVLGKDKVGIIAKVCTYLAEHNLNILDISQTIVQDYFNMMMIVDISAPSKSFEEIVLDLQHVGEDIGVEIKLQHEDIFNIMHRI; encoded by the coding sequence TTGAAGGGGATTATTACTGTACTGGGAAAAGACAAAGTAGGGATTATTGCCAAAGTCTGTACATACCTTGCCGAACACAATCTGAACATACTTGATATCTCTCAGACGATTGTGCAGGACTATTTTAACATGATGATGATTGTAGATATTTCAGCGCCAAGCAAATCCTTTGAGGAGATTGTTCTGGATCTGCAGCATGTGGGCGAAGATATCGGCGTAGAAATCAAACTTCAGCATGAGGATATCTTCAATATTATGCACCGCATTTAG
- a CDS encoding GGDEF domain-containing response regulator, which yields MTTRKYKALVEQRTRETLEKWSGQQYVGEREIYRFLHNLKGTAGTVGLDRVERFASSTLLYFSDHSDKVWMEAEWREVLHPVLDLFSGEESSGSVPDPVLEISLSTGSKQQKYEILLVDDDVELVAFLRESLEQQSYYVNIAMSAERGLKLFYESRPDLILLDILLPDQSGIDVLHQIIGKAKKERIPIIIMSGEHSKDLQLYAYSLGVMDYMPKPVDIDLFLVLIKNRFELKKEWQKSIIIDELTGAYNRKYFNQTMKQLVSDFRRTERIFSLALLDLDYFKHINDTYGHLVGDEVLQAFSELVRSSIRVEDTFCRYGGEEFALFMPNTDAASALLVIERIQSQFAGMDFWAKQQQFRVTFSGGITEIRARRDDPEELIEDADQALYASKHAGRNQTTLYNEYLPAGKVEQVLKVIVVDDDALIRRIVVQQFREWEPANNLKMEVSSFENGAQFLQSEWYSPEDKFIILLDGIMPELDGLEVLKQLRSRYPEVNILVIMLTGRNNQQDIIHALQLGADDYIVKPFHLPEMLTRVERLAHRFLF from the coding sequence ATGACAACTAGAAAATATAAAGCGCTAGTCGAACAGCGGACTAGGGAGACTCTGGAGAAATGGTCGGGCCAGCAGTATGTCGGGGAAAGGGAGATCTACCGTTTTCTGCATAATCTAAAAGGAACTGCGGGAACCGTCGGCCTGGACCGGGTAGAGAGGTTTGCCAGCAGTACGCTGCTCTATTTCTCGGATCATAGTGATAAGGTCTGGATGGAGGCGGAATGGCGCGAGGTTTTACACCCTGTACTGGACCTGTTTAGCGGAGAAGAATCCTCCGGAAGCGTGCCCGACCCTGTGCTGGAAATCAGCCTCTCTACCGGCTCCAAGCAGCAGAAGTATGAAATTCTGCTTGTGGATGATGATGTGGAGCTTGTCGCTTTTTTGCGGGAATCTTTGGAGCAGCAATCTTATTATGTGAATATCGCGATGTCGGCGGAGCGCGGGCTGAAGCTGTTTTATGAGAGCAGGCCGGATCTGATTCTGCTGGACATTCTGCTGCCTGATCAGAGCGGAATTGATGTCCTTCACCAGATTATCGGAAAAGCCAAAAAAGAACGTATCCCGATTATTATCATGAGCGGCGAGCATTCCAAGGATCTCCAGTTGTACGCATATTCACTGGGTGTGATGGATTACATGCCGAAGCCGGTGGACATCGACCTGTTTCTAGTTCTGATCAAGAACCGCTTTGAGCTGAAGAAGGAGTGGCAGAAATCGATTATTATCGATGAGCTGACCGGTGCTTATAACCGCAAATACTTTAATCAGACGATGAAGCAGCTGGTATCCGATTTTAGAAGGACCGAACGGATTTTTTCACTGGCGCTGCTCGACCTGGATTATTTCAAACATATAAATGATACTTACGGCCATCTGGTCGGGGATGAGGTGCTGCAGGCTTTTTCAGAGCTGGTGCGCAGCTCCATCCGTGTCGAAGATACCTTCTGCCGTTATGGCGGGGAAGAGTTTGCCCTATTCATGCCTAATACGGATGCGGCTTCCGCACTGCTTGTCATAGAACGAATCCAGAGTCAGTTCGCAGGCATGGATTTCTGGGCTAAGCAGCAGCAGTTCCGTGTGACCTTCTCAGGCGGAATCACAGAGATCAGAGCCCGGCGGGATGATCCGGAGGAGCTGATTGAGGATGCGGATCAGGCCCTGTATGCCAGCAAACATGCCGGAAGAAACCAGACAACCCTCTATAACGAGTATCTTCCGGCAGGTAAAGTGGAACAGGTGCTTAAAGTGATCGTTGTCGATGACGATGCGCTGATCCGCCGGATTGTCGTCCAGCAGTTCAGGGAATGGGAGCCGGCAAATAATCTCAAGATGGAGGTAAGCAGCTTCGAAAACGGAGCACAGTTCCTGCAATCGGAATGGTATTCACCCGAAGATAAATTTATCATTCTCCTGGACGGAATCATGCCTGAACTGGATGGACTGGAAGTGCTCAAGCAGCTCCGCAGCAGGTATCCGGAAGTGAATATTCTCGTTATTATGCTTACCGGCCGAAATAATCAGCAGGATATTATTCACGCGCTGCAGCTAGGTGCCGATGATTATATTGTAAAGCCGTTTCATCTGCCGGAAATGCTGACAAGGGTTGAGCGGCTGGCACACAGATTTTTATTCTAA
- a CDS encoding protein adenylyltransferase SelO: MTEKIEIRDAGWNLDNSYASLPESFFSKLKPTPVRLPKLIILNEHLAAALGLNHSALRSNDGVAVLAGNEVPEGAVPLAQAYAGHQFGHFTMLGDGRAVLIGEQITPPGVRVDIQLKGSGRTPYSRRGDGRAALGPMLREYIISEAMHALGIPTTRSLAVVTTGESVIRETEQPGAVLTRVAASHLRVGTFQYAAARGNTQDLQALADYTLQRHYPEAEGGVDRYLSLLKEVINRQAELIARWQLVGFVHGVMNTDNMALSGETIDYGPCAFLDTYDPETVFSSIDLQGRYAYGNQPRIAAWNLARFAEALLPLLHDNEPQAVKLAEDALSDFTERVLRIWLTGMRAKLGIFNEEQQDESLIDGLLGMMQKNRADYTNTFRALTLGRPEDTVLFGNEDFAKWKELWEARLSRQEESQASSRLLMRSSNPALIPRNHRVEEALEAAVEREDYSVMERLLSVLSNPYAYTPEQEEYSTLPESCSSPYRTFCGT, from the coding sequence ATGACGGAGAAAATAGAAATAAGGGATGCTGGGTGGAATTTAGACAATAGTTATGCCAGCCTGCCGGAATCATTCTTTTCAAAGCTCAAGCCAACCCCAGTCCGCTTGCCGAAGCTGATCATTCTTAATGAGCACTTAGCAGCAGCCCTGGGATTGAACCATTCAGCACTGCGAAGCAATGACGGCGTTGCGGTTCTTGCAGGCAATGAGGTTCCTGAAGGTGCGGTGCCTCTTGCTCAAGCTTATGCAGGGCATCAATTCGGGCATTTTACCATGTTAGGTGACGGCCGGGCAGTATTGATCGGGGAACAGATTACGCCGCCGGGTGTGCGCGTTGACATTCAGCTCAAAGGCTCAGGCAGAACACCATACAGCCGGAGGGGCGATGGCCGGGCGGCACTGGGGCCGATGCTCCGCGAATACATCATCAGCGAAGCCATGCATGCGCTTGGCATTCCGACGACCCGCAGTTTGGCGGTAGTCACAACCGGTGAATCCGTCATCCGGGAAACGGAGCAGCCAGGTGCGGTTCTTACCCGTGTGGCTGCCAGTCATCTTCGTGTCGGTACCTTTCAATACGCCGCCGCAAGGGGGAATACCCAAGATCTCCAAGCCCTGGCTGATTACACATTACAACGGCATTACCCGGAAGCTGAGGGTGGAGTGGACCGTTATCTTTCCCTGCTCAAGGAAGTGATTAACCGTCAGGCTGAGCTGATTGCCAGATGGCAGCTCGTCGGCTTTGTTCACGGGGTGATGAATACCGACAACATGGCCCTCAGCGGAGAAACCATAGATTATGGCCCATGCGCCTTTTTGGATACCTATGATCCGGAGACAGTATTTAGTTCCATTGATCTTCAGGGCCGCTATGCCTATGGCAATCAGCCACGTATTGCCGCCTGGAATCTCGCGAGATTTGCTGAGGCTCTTCTGCCGCTGCTTCATGACAATGAGCCGCAGGCTGTCAAACTGGCCGAGGATGCCCTTTCAGATTTCACAGAGAGGGTTCTCCGGATTTGGCTCACGGGAATGAGGGCGAAGCTGGGCATCTTTAACGAAGAACAGCAGGACGAATCACTTATTGACGGACTTCTCGGGATGATGCAGAAGAACCGGGCGGACTACACCAATACTTTCCGTGCCTTAACTTTGGGCAGACCGGAAGATACGGTCCTGTTCGGGAATGAGGATTTTGCGAAGTGGAAGGAGTTATGGGAGGCGAGGCTGAGCAGACAGGAAGAATCTCAAGCGTCCTCCCGCCTGCTGATGCGCAGCAGCAATCCAGCACTGATCCCGCGCAATCACCGGGTAGAAGAGGCCCTGGAGGCTGCGGTAGAACGGGAAGACTATAGTGTAATGGAGCGGCTGCTTAGTGTTCTTTCGAACCCTTATGCGTACACTCCAGAACAGGAGGAATACTCGACACTGCCTGAGAGCTGCTCCAGTCCTTACCGGACATTTTGCGGTACCTGA
- a CDS encoding sigma-70 family RNA polymerase sigma factor, whose amino-acid sequence MVLNARNRKAETAQSAESAELAELYLNYRRYAFSIAYRMLGTVADAEDVVQDCFADLQRRDLTSIDNIKAYVAKSITNRCLNLLNSAHSRRETYIGEWLPEPVSELYDGPEAVAERKDTLSMAFLVLLEKLSPVERAVFVLREAYQYEYEAIAGMVGKTESNCRQIFSRVKRTLQADPAGEAISPAEEQVRTGMLQRFTAAFAAHDVSGMLALLTEQAVLVADGGGQEVHTILRPMVGRKGVLALLTSRRVLVRMRSWTSSIELINGEANLVYRDQGEVKAVLCLALSSSGEQIQSVYLIMGPEKLGHVWPSAVR is encoded by the coding sequence ATGGTGTTGAATGCCCGGAACCGTAAAGCGGAAACCGCGCAGTCTGCGGAGTCGGCGGAGCTTGCGGAATTATACCTTAATTACAGAAGGTACGCCTTCTCTATTGCTTACCGGATGCTAGGTACAGTGGCGGACGCGGAGGATGTGGTTCAGGACTGCTTTGCTGACCTGCAGCGGCGTGACCTCACTAGTATTGATAACATCAAGGCTTATGTGGCCAAAAGTATTACTAACCGCTGCCTGAATCTGCTGAATTCCGCGCACAGCCGCAGGGAGACCTATATCGGCGAATGGCTGCCCGAGCCGGTGAGCGAGCTGTATGACGGACCCGAAGCGGTAGCAGAGCGTAAGGACACCCTTTCCATGGCATTCCTCGTGCTGCTGGAGAAGCTGTCACCTGTCGAACGGGCGGTGTTTGTGCTCCGGGAAGCTTATCAATACGAATACGAAGCGATTGCCGGGATGGTCGGCAAAACAGAAAGCAACTGCCGGCAAATATTCAGCCGTGTGAAGCGGACTCTTCAGGCTGATCCGGCCGGCGAAGCGATTTCACCTGCAGAGGAGCAGGTTCGTACGGGAATGCTTCAGCGGTTCACCGCCGCCTTTGCCGCACATGATGTGAGCGGGATGCTCGCTCTCCTCACAGAGCAAGCCGTACTCGTTGCTGATGGAGGAGGGCAGGAAGTACATACAATCCTCCGGCCGATGGTGGGCCGCAAGGGTGTACTGGCATTGCTCACCTCGCGCAGGGTACTGGTCCGGATGCGCAGCTGGACTTCCTCGATAGAACTCATTAATGGCGAAGCTAATCTGGTCTACAGAGATCAAGGCGAGGTTAAGGCCGTACTATGCCTGGCCTTGAGCTCCAGCGGGGAGCAGATTCAGAGCGTTTACCTGATCATGGGACCGGAGAAACTGGGTCATGTCTGGCCTTCTGCCGTCCGGTAG
- a CDS encoding PFL family protein, translating to MSRGEVQETNQMISEMNLDVRTITMGISLMDCAHTDLRVFNQNVYDKITRSAEKLVKTGEDLERQFGVPIVNKRISVTPISIAAGAVHTDSYVPVAQILDKAAKEVGVNFIGGFSALVQKGCTKGDRILIDSIPEALAVTECVCSSVNVGSSRSGINMDAVKLMGDIIIQTAERTKDRDSIGCAKLVVFCNAVEDNPFMAGAFHGVGERELVINVGVSGPGVIKRALEEVKGQDFETLCETIKRTAFKVTRVGQLVAQEASKRLGVPFGIIDLSLAPTPLIGDSIAEIFQVMGLEEAGAPGTTAALAILNDNVKKGGVMASSYVGGLSGAFIPVSEDHGMIQAVQRGALTLEKLEAMTCVCSVGLDMIAIPGSTSKETISGIIADEAAIGMVNNKTTAVRVIPVIGKDVGEMVEFGGLLGYAPVMAVNPFNCAGFVNRGGRIPAPIHSFKN from the coding sequence ATTTCACGTGGCGAAGTACAGGAAACCAATCAAATGATCTCTGAAATGAATCTGGATGTCCGCACGATAACGATGGGTATCAGTCTGATGGACTGCGCCCATACCGATCTGCGGGTGTTTAACCAGAATGTATATGATAAGATTACCCGCTCCGCCGAGAAGCTGGTGAAGACCGGTGAAGATCTGGAGCGTCAATTCGGTGTGCCGATTGTCAACAAACGGATTTCCGTCACCCCGATCTCCATTGCGGCTGGTGCCGTTCATACGGATTCTTATGTACCGGTTGCGCAAATTCTGGACAAGGCGGCGAAAGAGGTCGGTGTTAACTTTATCGGCGGATTCTCCGCACTTGTGCAGAAAGGCTGCACCAAAGGCGACCGGATTCTGATAGACAGCATCCCTGAAGCCCTGGCTGTAACCGAATGTGTATGCTCCTCTGTGAATGTCGGCTCCTCGCGCAGCGGAATTAACATGGATGCCGTGAAGCTGATGGGCGACATCATTATCCAGACTGCGGAGCGCACCAAAGACCGAGATTCCATCGGCTGCGCCAAGCTGGTTGTCTTCTGTAACGCGGTGGAGGACAACCCCTTCATGGCCGGAGCTTTTCACGGTGTAGGCGAGCGTGAACTCGTCATTAACGTCGGCGTCAGCGGTCCCGGTGTCATCAAGCGTGCGCTGGAGGAAGTGAAGGGCCAGGACTTCGAGACGCTCTGCGAGACGATCAAACGCACCGCCTTCAAAGTTACCCGGGTCGGCCAGCTGGTCGCCCAGGAAGCCTCCAAGCGGCTGGGTGTGCCATTCGGCATCATTGATCTGTCCCTCGCCCCGACTCCGCTGATCGGAGACTCGATCGCTGAGATTTTCCAGGTCATGGGCCTGGAGGAAGCCGGCGCTCCCGGCACTACTGCAGCGCTGGCCATTCTCAACGACAATGTTAAAAAAGGCGGCGTCATGGCCTCCTCCTATGTCGGCGGACTCAGCGGCGCCTTCATTCCGGTCAGCGAAGACCACGGGATGATTCAGGCGGTACAGCGCGGCGCACTGACCCTGGAGAAGCTGGAAGCAATGACCTGTGTCTGCTCGGTCGGACTCGACATGATCGCTATTCCGGGCAGCACCAGCAAAGAGACCATCTCCGGCATTATCGCAGATGAAGCTGCGATTGGTATGGTCAACAACAAAACGACTGCGGTACGCGTCATTCCGGTAATCGGCAAGGACGTCGGCGAGATGGTCGAATTCGGCGGCCTGCTCGGCTATGCGCCTGTGATGGCTGTGAATCCGTTCAACTGTGCCGGGTTCGTGAACCGCGGCGGACGGATTCCCGCACCGATCCACAGCTTCAAGAATTAA
- a CDS encoding response regulator produces the protein MQKVLIVDDEDVLRMLIEDTLEDLEEVELHTAENGREAMTKLSRYKFDLVILDYMMPELTGIEVLGLMDEEMKAATPILMLTAKAQDADRNIAREAGARYFMPKPFSPMELLQIVEGILSDKKKPQ, from the coding sequence ATGCAAAAAGTGTTGATTGTAGATGATGAGGATGTTTTACGCATGCTGATCGAAGATACGCTGGAGGATCTGGAGGAAGTCGAGCTGCATACCGCCGAGAACGGGCGTGAGGCGATGACGAAGCTGTCCCGGTACAAGTTCGATCTGGTGATACTGGATTACATGATGCCCGAATTGACCGGGATTGAAGTGCTGGGCTTGATGGATGAAGAGATGAAGGCTGCAACACCCATTTTAATGCTGACTGCCAAAGCGCAGGATGCCGACCGGAACATAGCAAGAGAAGCGGGAGCCCGTTATTTTATGCCGAAGCCGTTTAGCCCAATGGAACTTCTGCAGATCGTGGAGGGCATTCTCAGTGATAAGAAGAAGCCTCAGTAA
- a CDS encoding ATP-binding protein, whose protein sequence is MSIKHKYFRIIAGLIILVILTGAGLYFYINAEQERLNHNQEVLQHKAGTINEMAATLKEVFFRVRGYSLLKSDNELKLAYEALDKLENVLGAYSKLNLSPEEADFREDLEAFVVQYQNVTLPKFIAYVEQDDYAGLRVLAKDGVTQAVNDFLAYTKNYETRSNQQLSDMVDQSLKQANDFTILAFLLSMALLLLFTLMIWRILKIVIDPIVQLEQATNSLAAGEAVLLSKLHKQDEIGRLYEAFLNMTHSIQDKEEELMMQNEELHAQQDELQDQQFKLERSLSEIENMMKALDQSSAVAILSQKGIFTYANENLSDYTGYKNAELAGSTFRLFDVQNLSDSQTQQIIRKLSTGGVWSDEIRMNMKNGTPVWLHMTIMPYLNDDGEIYQYILIANNITSMKNVQQELAETLKNTEQTKIMLERSNQLNHDITYTLDKQDFAEKFIEFMNKQYAFDSSLFLLVKDNISAVKGVPQENVERYLGSESGNMLHRMRTEKSYITKRPSTLREQGIAPEGTDSYDFYSTVVNAQDDVLAVFCGTRIGHSFSEDEINEIQGMMNRVALAIERLFMYEEIEYGRRLNQDIVNNVNEGIQFVQMDGSMLHMNQVLAQMFGYNEWSEGDLIPKERWSGHFIHTANESDELELFYQKAMSEHFIESSSMKYSLGKESLKHIDMYAIPVYRRETRFGTLFVHRDITREYELDLMKSDLVSTVSHELRTPLSSVLGFTELLLSKTMKPEKQLKYLETIHREAQRLTELINDFLDLQRMESGTQQYNPEPLNLSELVLGVIDQYKLSGTHHILLEDEAQNAEVDVDRDKIVQVLTNLLSNAIKFSPGASEIKVMLHNEPERVVVEIQDHGLGIPKNQIGQLFQKFRRVDNSASKRIGGTGLGLAICKEIIEKQKGSIGIESEEGEGSTVWFSLPLRNASGNRHEDEPIKLSADKDQKPNVMIVEDDYSLSLLLSEELKGKGFRVTHHYHPQEAYEQALKTPFVAIVVDLMLGEELDGWDLIRMLKDDVRTEHVPIIISSALDKADKNMLDNVQKYLTKPYPPGELTGTLQEIVGIRQRSGEVLFPDSSPWDNEE, encoded by the coding sequence ATGAGTATCAAACATAAATATTTCCGTATTATTGCAGGCTTAATCATACTGGTGATCTTGACGGGGGCCGGCTTGTATTTCTACATCAATGCAGAGCAAGAGCGGCTGAACCATAACCAGGAAGTGCTGCAGCATAAGGCCGGAACCATCAATGAAATGGCTGCAACGCTGAAAGAGGTATTCTTCCGTGTCAGAGGATATTCCCTGCTCAAAAGCGACAATGAACTGAAGCTGGCCTATGAAGCGCTGGATAAGCTGGAGAATGTTCTCGGGGCCTACTCCAAATTGAATCTTTCACCGGAAGAGGCGGATTTCAGAGAAGATCTGGAAGCGTTTGTGGTTCAGTATCAGAATGTGACGCTGCCCAAATTCATCGCTTATGTTGAGCAGGATGACTATGCCGGGCTGCGCGTACTGGCCAAAGACGGAGTCACGCAGGCCGTTAATGATTTCCTGGCGTATACGAAGAATTATGAGACACGCTCTAACCAGCAATTGAGCGATATGGTCGACCAATCCCTGAAACAGGCGAATGATTTTACGATTCTCGCTTTTCTCCTCAGTATGGCGCTGCTGCTGCTTTTCACGCTGATGATCTGGAGGATTCTCAAAATTGTTATTGATCCGATCGTTCAGCTGGAACAAGCTACGAACTCGCTGGCCGCAGGGGAGGCTGTGCTGCTGAGCAAGCTGCATAAGCAGGATGAAATCGGCCGTCTCTACGAGGCATTCCTCAACATGACCCATAGTATACAGGATAAAGAAGAAGAGCTGATGATGCAGAATGAAGAGCTGCATGCCCAGCAGGATGAGCTTCAGGATCAGCAGTTCAAGCTTGAACGTTCGCTAAGCGAAATAGAGAACATGATGAAGGCACTGGACCAGTCCTCAGCAGTTGCCATCCTTTCACAGAAGGGGATCTTCACCTATGCCAACGAGAACCTGAGTGACTATACCGGCTATAAGAATGCAGAGCTGGCCGGCTCTACCTTCCGATTGTTTGATGTGCAGAATCTCTCGGACTCCCAGACACAGCAGATCATCCGCAAGCTGAGCACCGGCGGGGTGTGGAGCGATGAAATCCGGATGAACATGAAGAATGGTACTCCGGTCTGGCTGCACATGACGATAATGCCTTATCTGAATGATGACGGGGAGATTTACCAGTATATCCTGATTGCCAACAATATTACCTCTATGAAGAATGTACAGCAGGAGCTGGCGGAGACGCTCAAGAATACAGAGCAGACCAAAATCATGCTGGAACGCAGCAACCAGCTGAATCATGACATCACATATACGCTGGACAAACAGGATTTTGCCGAGAAATTCATCGAATTCATGAATAAACAGTATGCCTTTGACTCCAGTCTCTTCCTGCTTGTCAAAGACAACATCAGCGCGGTTAAAGGTGTGCCGCAGGAGAATGTTGAGCGTTATCTAGGCAGTGAAAGCGGCAATATGCTGCACCGCATGCGGACGGAGAAATCCTATATCACCAAGCGGCCGTCTACGTTAAGAGAGCAGGGAATTGCACCTGAAGGTACAGATTCGTATGACTTTTACTCGACAGTTGTGAATGCGCAAGATGATGTCCTCGCTGTATTCTGCGGCACCCGGATTGGGCATTCCTTCAGTGAAGATGAGATCAATGAAATCCAAGGTATGATGAATCGTGTAGCGCTGGCCATAGAAAGGCTGTTCATGTATGAGGAAATTGAATACGGCCGCAGACTGAACCAGGATATTGTCAACAACGTCAATGAAGGAATCCAATTTGTGCAAATGGACGGCAGCATGCTGCATATGAATCAGGTTCTAGCCCAGATGTTCGGCTATAATGAGTGGTCCGAAGGTGATCTTATTCCAAAAGAACGCTGGAGCGGGCATTTCATCCATACAGCCAATGAATCGGATGAGCTTGAGCTGTTCTACCAGAAGGCAATGTCCGAGCATTTCATCGAATCCAGCTCCATGAAGTATTCGCTAGGCAAAGAATCGCTGAAGCATATCGACATGTACGCTATACCGGTATACCGGCGGGAGACCCGCTTCGGGACGCTGTTCGTCCACCGCGATATTACCCGCGAATATGAGCTGGATCTGATGAAATCGGATCTGGTCAGCACGGTCAGCCATGAGCTGCGGACCCCGTTATCAAGCGTCCTCGGCTTCACAGAACTGCTGCTGTCCAAAACGATGAAGCCGGAGAAGCAGCTGAAGTACCTGGAGACCATCCACAGGGAAGCTCAGCGACTAACCGAACTGATCAATGATTTCCTTGATCTGCAGCGTATGGAATCAGGAACCCAGCAGTATAATCCGGAGCCGCTTAACCTTAGTGAGCTTGTCCTTGGAGTGATAGACCAATACAAGCTTAGCGGGACACATCATATTCTGCTGGAAGATGAAGCGCAGAATGCCGAGGTTGACGTGGACAGAGACAAGATCGTCCAGGTGCTGACGAATCTGCTCAGTAATGCGATCAAATTCTCGCCGGGCGCCAGCGAGATCAAGGTAATGCTGCATAATGAACCGGAGCGGGTTGTTGTGGAGATTCAGGATCACGGGCTGGGCATTCCCAAAAATCAGATCGGCCAGCTGTTCCAGAAATTCAGAAGAGTCGACAACAGCGCCTCCAAACGGATCGGCGGAACAGGACTTGGACTTGCTATCTGTAAAGAGATTATTGAGAAGCAGAAAGGTTCAATCGGCATTGAGTCGGAAGAAGGCGAAGGCTCAACGGTCTGGTTCAGTCTTCCCCTTCGCAATGCTTCAGGCAACCGGCATGAGGATGAGCCCATTAAATTAAGTGCCGACAAGGACCAGAAACCGAACGTAATGATTGTGGAGGATGATTACAGCCTGTCACTGCTGCTGTCTGAGGAGCTGAAAGGCAAGGGCTTCCGCGTAACTCATCATTACCATCCGCAGGAAGCCTATGAGCAGGCGCTGAAGACGCCTTTTGTGGCAATCGTTGTAGACCTGATGCTGGGGGAAGAACTGGACGGCTGGGATCTGATCCGTATGCTGAAGGATGACGTCCGTACAGAGCATGTCCCGATTATTATTTCCTCTGCTCTGGACAAGGCGGACAAGAATATGCTGGACAATGTCCAGAAATATTTAACCAAGCCTTATCCTCCCGGGGAGCTAACGGGAACTCTGCAGGAAATAGTGGGAATTAGACAGCGAAGCGGAGAAGTGCTTTTTCCGGATAGCAGTCCTTGGGACAACGAGGAATAA
- a CDS encoding aldo/keto reductase, with the protein MKYSYLGKSGLKVSQLCLGTMNFGPETEEKEAFRIMDAALDAGINFFDTANVYGGQERRGWTEEIIGRWFKQGGGRREKVVLATKVYGEMFDEHDGPNSGSGLSAYKIRRHLEGSLKRLQTDHVELYQMHHVDRNVSWDELWGAFEIAVAQGKAGYIGSSNFAGWHIAAAQAQAKARHFLGLVSEQHLYNLLERTPELEVLPASQELGLGVIPWSPLAGGLLGRNALSKTGVRSARSAKLEQHRGQLEQFSALCKELGEHEDQVALAWVLANPAVTAPIIGPRTMQQFEDSLRVTEIVLDEETLKKLSEIFPGPGRPAPEAYAW; encoded by the coding sequence GTGAAGTACAGTTATTTGGGTAAATCAGGCCTCAAGGTCAGCCAGCTCTGTCTCGGCACGATGAATTTTGGCCCGGAAACCGAAGAGAAGGAAGCTTTCCGGATTATGGATGCCGCGCTGGATGCGGGAATTAACTTTTTTGATACAGCCAATGTCTACGGAGGCCAGGAGCGCCGCGGCTGGACGGAAGAAATAATCGGCCGCTGGTTTAAGCAGGGCGGCGGACGGCGCGAGAAGGTGGTGCTTGCGACCAAAGTATACGGCGAAATGTTCGATGAGCATGACGGGCCTAATTCCGGTTCCGGCTTATCCGCTTATAAAATCAGACGTCATCTTGAGGGATCGCTAAAGCGCCTGCAGACTGATCATGTTGAGCTCTATCAAATGCACCATGTCGACCGCAATGTATCCTGGGATGAGCTGTGGGGCGCTTTTGAGATTGCTGTAGCTCAGGGCAAAGCGGGTTATATCGGTTCCAGCAACTTTGCCGGCTGGCATATTGCTGCCGCCCAGGCACAGGCGAAAGCCCGCCATTTCCTGGGCCTGGTCTCCGAGCAGCATTTGTACAACCTGCTTGAACGGACGCCGGAGCTTGAGGTACTGCCTGCTTCGCAGGAGCTGGGCCTCGGCGTAATTCCATGGAGTCCGCTTGCCGGTGGGCTGCTGGGCCGCAACGCGCTGTCCAAGACCGGCGTGCGCAGCGCCCGCTCGGCTAAGCTGGAGCAGCACCGCGGCCAGCTGGAGCAGTTCTCTGCCCTGTGCAAGGAACTGGGCGAGCATGAGGATCAGGTGGCTTTGGCCTGGGTACTGGCCAATCCGGCGGTTACGGCCCCGATTATCGGGCCGAGAACGATGCAGCAGTTCGAGGATTCGCTGCGGGTAACGGAGATTGTTCTGGACGAAGAGACGCTGAAGAAGCTCAGCGAGATTTTCCCGGGACCGGGCCGTCCGGCTCCTGAAGCCTACGCCTGGTAA
- a CDS encoding carboxymuconolactone decarboxylase family protein has product MSLRFNYRQVNAPAFRAMMAAEQHNAGRGLDKVLAELVKIRVSQINGCAFCLDMHAKDLLKLGDYQDKLVLVSVWREAPVFSGKERALLELAESVTLISQGGVPQAVFDNVREYVSEEEFVDWIMSINTINSWNRIAISTGMYPGVSM; this is encoded by the coding sequence ATGAGTTTAAGATTTAATTACAGACAGGTAAATGCACCCGCGTTCCGGGCAATGATGGCAGCAGAGCAGCATAATGCAGGCAGGGGACTGGACAAGGTGCTTGCCGAGCTGGTCAAAATACGGGTATCGCAGATCAACGGCTGCGCATTTTGTCTGGATATGCATGCCAAGGATCTGCTGAAGCTGGGGGATTACCAGGATAAGCTGGTGCTGGTCAGCGTATGGCGGGAAGCACCGGTGTTCAGCGGCAAGGAAAGAGCGCTTCTTGAGCTTGCGGAGTCAGTAACCCTCATCAGCCAGGGCGGGGTGCCGCAGGCAGTCTTTGATAATGTCCGCGAATATGTTAGCGAAGAGGAATTCGTCGACTGGATAATGAGCATCAATACGATTAACAGCTGGAACCGGATCGCGATCTCCACAGGCATGTATCCGGGGGTATCGATGTAA